A stretch of the Rosa rugosa chromosome 5, drRosRugo1.1, whole genome shotgun sequence genome encodes the following:
- the LOC133710928 gene encoding uncharacterized protein LOC133710928, with product MVTIFLHIGLVQIGVKPLTRKGLNASILLCLRDARFTDFNDSTLGIIESSLFNSPIHFDCYPDFTISLSDPHILKSLTLNIKTLGYNVLEGTQPLALIYRIHYKVTGTKMNFQAISKSPKDQTLLIQSSQENANIRVPHTFRWSDVHLPSEWSLTSENQPINIQHNLSDLNCIQQYNDDIVRINFHNPRLSQHLRIHELGQSSRHSFTASRHYFVGSTSAENMSRQDCDLDKEIKNIRIKELEEELQKLKIKNLQTTSQVSYPSYAETQLVLDDEQTSPTATDFEVVPPINPQLSTLSRPFTINYSKLDKDLESAKNILRRNLYRKQYPLIEQRKQLFKNWQAFILETQSENFFLDFIDQQSQKNIQTLTKAKWKTPTNSIVSSSHPFVETIVIDHLQTPITASPFKIARDDPEIKKTIEQNNYTNQSLVTIGNQLDKIETKVDNIFSKVSILP from the coding sequence atGGTCACAATTTTTTTACATATAGGTTTAGTCCAAATCGGCGTTAAGCCATTAACCCGAAAAGGTCTCAATGCCTCTATACTTCTATGCCTCAGAGATGCAAGATTCACCGACTTCAATGACAGTACCCTAGGAATCATTGAGTCAAGCTTATTCAATAGCCCAATCCATTTTGATTGTTATCCAGATTTTACAATTAGCCTTAGTGATCCTCAcatcttaaaatccttaaccttaaatattaaaacttTAGGTTACAATGTCCTCGAAGGAACCCAACCATTAGCCTTAATTTATAGAATCCACTATAAAGTCACTGGTACAAAaatgaattttcaagccataagTAAAAGCCCAAAAGATCAAACTCTTTTAATTCAAAGCAGTCAAGAAAATGCTAATATTAGAGTTCCACACACATTCAGATGGTCAGATGTCCATCTGCCTTCTGAATGGTCTCTCACTAGTGAAAATCAACCTATCAACATACAACATAATTTATCTGACTTAAACTGTATCCAACAATACAACGATGACATAGTAagaatcaattttcataatccTAGACTAAGTCAACATCTTAGGATTCATGAATTAGGACAATCATCAAGACATTCTTTCACAGCTTCAAGGCATTATTTTGTAGGATCCACATCTGCTGAAAATATGTCAAGACAAGACTGTGACTtagataaagaaataaaaaatattagaatAAAAGAATTAGAGGAAGAattacaaaaactaaaaattaaaaatcttcAAACCACCTCACAAGTTAGTTACCCCAGTTATGCAGAAACTCAACTAGTCTTAGATGATGAACAAACATCTCCCACAGCTACTGACTTTGAAGTCGTTCCTCCCATAAATCCTCAATTAAGTACACTTAGTCGACCATTTAcaattaattattcaaaattagATAAAGATCTTGAATCGGCAAAAAATATTCTTAGACGAAACCTTTATAGAAAACAATATCCCTTAATCGAACAACGAAAACAATTGTTTAAAAATTGGCAAGCTTTTATACTTGAGAcccaatctgaaaattttttccttgatttcattgACCAACAAAGCCAAAAAAATATTCAAACCCTCACAAAAGCAAAATGGAAAACACCCACTAACTCCATTGTTTCTTCCAGTCATCCCTTTGTTGAAACTATAGTCATTGATCACCTACAAACACCCATAACCGCATCACCCTTTAAAATTGCTAGAGATGAtccagaaattaaaaaaactattGAACAAAATAATTACACAAATCAAAGCCTAGTCACTATAGGAAACCAACTAgacaaaatagaaacaaaagtaGATAACATTTTTTCAAAAGTAAGCATTCTACCTTAA